One stretch of Pigmentiphaga aceris DNA includes these proteins:
- a CDS encoding DUF3616 domain-containing protein gives MAILDLSSAQAKISSLYVTLFGRAPDSSGLQFWSRAADSMSMADIAASLLASPEGVATVPGGNAAFISSLYTSALGRAPTAAELAAATQTLSQGGDIGAARASLASALIQTLATPAPTTKPATMTDAEYAQALADRDTLANKADAGVYFAQSVAGNNMSLAGRVLDAVNATPASLQAARTQADQGTATQVAELYAALLDRAPDTAGLAWWTAQLNNGVPMSNIIASMLGSAEGTALYGSAATSQAFLQTFYQSVLGRAPDAAGMAFWASALDAAGGDAAARAAVTQQILDALTSGTATNDDQKTLANKAEAGKYFAASTSGSNVALAKTVIDQVTSNADSVTGAKQVVDAGGVVAPAPAPTPAPVPPASTFFTPNAGTTGGSSDASTAIALANNFMLVGDDEASVLRVYSRDGGAAVKEISYDSFLNLGGEADLEGSTRIGNKLYFIGSHGNSKSGNEADSREWITSATLTDAGADTALTFDGKYTSLETALKTWDSNNVHGKGANYFGITVGATTGSPERTGGLGIEGLTVSPDDSSLWIGFRAPVTGSATQKALIVQISNIDAVLAGSNAVAPAFGAAIELDLGGRGIRSIEKNAAGQYVIIAGPSGTASADVADDFRLYTWDGSVSGGQATNLVQNAVNLDAILSATGGSFESIVTVPDSLAAGSWIQLLQDNGDTIWPGETQVSKDLANAQQKFMGNWIQLGGAAAADTTGPLLVRSTPADNALTIATGSKIELVFNEPVHAGTGSYVLKSGSTTLATIAANDSRITYEYNKVTVDVSTFVSAANTAYSLEIASNTVLDASNNAFAGLTPAQAIDFTTAPLVGTSLAAGDIAFVGINTAGTDAYAFVLLKDIDTGTSIRFTDKGWDGTAFKSGESDLLWTANSALTAGTIVTIQPSGSGTASTGTLTGGGGGLGGSGEQVFAITGTVASPGTYLAAIGIGPTSGGLSNGGTGPDFDISAIPAGVTLGTNGVNIIGSNAHYTGTLTGTPSQLLSAIHNSANWTTGTPAAVTANQLNVGFTSVDVKGPTKLAAGEVIFLAMGTDSPDAFVFTVTKAIEAGTQIGFTDRDYSTLNGMPASGESAYIWTANQAYAAGTLITIQPDQSGANNPIVSHGSAVGKGGGLSASGETIYAFQGSIAGLSAGNAGAISASTYLGAINAGGAAAGDTPAGITIQTFAMDNALYTGSRDAADMTAFKAAVLNTANWSTSDTTALVIAVGGNVEFAPA, from the coding sequence GTGGCCATTCTCGATCTAAGCTCGGCACAAGCCAAGATTTCCAGCCTTTACGTTACCCTGTTCGGCCGCGCGCCAGACAGTTCCGGTCTGCAATTCTGGAGCAGAGCTGCCGACTCTATGTCCATGGCCGATATCGCCGCGTCTTTGCTCGCCAGCCCCGAGGGCGTGGCAACCGTGCCAGGCGGCAACGCAGCGTTCATCAGCAGTCTCTACACCTCGGCACTGGGGCGTGCACCCACTGCTGCAGAATTGGCTGCCGCCACGCAAACACTGTCGCAAGGCGGTGATATCGGTGCCGCGCGTGCGTCCTTGGCGTCTGCGCTAATACAAACCCTGGCCACGCCGGCCCCAACCACCAAGCCGGCAACCATGACGGATGCCGAGTACGCGCAGGCCCTGGCCGACCGCGACACCTTGGCAAACAAGGCCGATGCCGGTGTGTATTTCGCACAGAGCGTGGCGGGCAACAACATGAGCCTTGCCGGCCGTGTCCTGGATGCTGTCAATGCCACCCCGGCATCGCTGCAGGCGGCACGCACGCAGGCCGACCAAGGCACCGCCACCCAGGTAGCCGAACTGTATGCAGCCTTGCTGGATCGTGCACCCGACACCGCGGGCCTGGCCTGGTGGACTGCGCAGCTCAATAACGGCGTGCCGATGAGCAACATCATTGCCAGCATGCTGGGCAGCGCCGAAGGCACGGCCTTGTATGGGTCTGCTGCTACGTCGCAGGCGTTCCTGCAGACCTTCTATCAGTCTGTGCTGGGCCGCGCGCCTGATGCTGCCGGCATGGCCTTCTGGGCATCGGCACTGGACGCTGCAGGTGGCGATGCGGCAGCACGTGCTGCCGTCACCCAGCAGATATTGGACGCGCTGACTTCTGGTACGGCGACGAACGACGACCAGAAGACACTCGCCAACAAAGCTGAAGCCGGCAAGTACTTCGCTGCATCCACGTCGGGCAGCAACGTTGCATTGGCCAAAACGGTGATCGATCAGGTCACGTCAAACGCCGACAGCGTGACGGGAGCCAAGCAGGTAGTGGATGCTGGCGGTGTAGTTGCACCTGCCCCTGCTCCCACGCCTGCGCCCGTCCCACCGGCATCTACGTTCTTCACGCCCAACGCAGGCACCACGGGTGGTAGCTCGGACGCCTCGACGGCGATCGCACTGGCAAACAACTTCATGCTGGTCGGCGACGACGAAGCCAGCGTGCTGCGCGTGTACTCGCGCGACGGCGGCGCGGCGGTGAAGGAAATCTCGTACGACAGCTTCCTGAACCTCGGCGGCGAAGCCGACCTGGAAGGCTCGACGCGCATCGGCAACAAGCTGTACTTCATCGGCTCGCATGGCAACAGCAAGAGCGGCAACGAAGCAGATAGCCGCGAATGGATCACGTCGGCCACGCTGACCGATGCCGGTGCGGACACCGCGCTGACCTTCGACGGCAAGTACACCTCGCTCGAAACCGCGCTGAAGACCTGGGACAGCAACAACGTGCACGGCAAGGGCGCGAATTACTTCGGTATCACCGTCGGCGCGACGACGGGTAGCCCGGAACGTACCGGTGGCCTGGGCATAGAAGGCCTGACTGTCTCGCCCGACGACAGCAGCCTGTGGATCGGCTTCCGCGCACCGGTGACCGGCAGCGCGACGCAGAAAGCGCTGATCGTGCAGATCAGCAACATCGACGCTGTGCTGGCCGGCAGCAACGCCGTCGCGCCTGCTTTCGGCGCTGCTATCGAACTGGATCTGGGCGGCCGCGGCATCCGCAGCATCGAGAAAAACGCAGCCGGCCAGTACGTGATCATCGCCGGCCCCTCGGGCACGGCCAGCGCCGACGTCGCCGACGACTTCCGCCTGTACACCTGGGATGGCTCGGTGTCGGGTGGTCAGGCGACCAACCTGGTGCAGAACGCGGTGAACCTGGACGCGATCCTGTCCGCCACCGGTGGGTCCTTCGAGTCCATCGTGACCGTGCCGGACAGTCTGGCGGCAGGCAGCTGGATCCAGCTGCTGCAGGACAACGGCGACACGATCTGGCCGGGCGAAACGCAAGTGTCCAAGGACCTCGCGAACGCCCAGCAGAAGTTCATGGGCAACTGGATCCAGCTGGGTGGCGCGGCAGCGGCCGACACCACCGGCCCGCTGCTGGTGCGCAGTACGCCGGCGGACAATGCGTTGACGATTGCCACCGGGTCCAAGATCGAACTGGTATTCAACGAGCCGGTGCATGCCGGCACGGGCAGCTACGTATTGAAGTCCGGCAGCACCACGCTTGCGACCATCGCCGCCAACGATTCCCGCATTACCTACGAGTACAACAAGGTAACGGTGGATGTGTCGACGTTTGTCTCGGCCGCCAACACCGCGTATTCGCTGGAGATCGCCAGCAACACGGTGCTGGATGCATCGAACAATGCGTTCGCCGGCCTGACCCCGGCGCAGGCGATCGATTTCACGACGGCACCGCTGGTGGGGACATCCCTGGCCGCAGGCGATATTGCTTTCGTTGGCATCAACACCGCTGGCACCGACGCCTACGCGTTCGTATTGCTGAAGGACATCGACACCGGCACGTCGATCCGGTTCACCGACAAGGGGTGGGACGGTACCGCGTTCAAGAGCGGCGAATCGGATCTGCTGTGGACGGCAAACTCTGCGCTCACCGCCGGTACCATCGTCACCATCCAACCGAGTGGGTCGGGCACCGCCAGCACGGGAACCCTGACAGGAGGCGGCGGTGGCCTGGGTGGTTCGGGCGAACAGGTATTTGCCATCACTGGCACGGTCGCCTCGCCTGGCACGTACTTGGCCGCAATTGGCATTGGCCCGACGAGTGGTGGATTGAGCAATGGCGGTACTGGCCCTGATTTCGATATCTCTGCGATTCCGGCTGGCGTGACCCTGGGTACCAACGGCGTCAACATCATCGGCTCCAATGCCCATTACACCGGCACCCTCACCGGCACGCCTTCGCAGTTGCTCAGCGCAATCCATAACAGTGCGAACTGGACAACGGGCACGCCCGCGGCCGTCACGGCCAACCAACTCAATGTCGGGTTCACCTCGGTGGACGTGAAGGGACCAACGAAGTTGGCTGCCGGCGAGGTGATCTTCCTGGCGATGGGCACCGATTCGCCTGACGCCTTTGTGTTCACGGTGACCAAGGCCATCGAAGCGGGGACGCAGATCGGTTTCACGGATCGGGACTATTCGACGCTGAACGGCATGCCCGCCAGCGGTGAAAGTGCTTATATATGGACGGCCAATCAAGCCTATGCAGCCGGAACGCTGATCACGATCCAGCCGGACCAGTCGGGAGCGAACAATCCGATCGTTTCGCACGGAAGTGCTGTCGGCAAGGGTGGTGGCCTGAGTGCTTCGGGTGAAACGATCTATGCGTTCCAGGGCAGCATTGCCGGCCTGAGCGCAGGCAATGCCGGTGCGATCAGTGCAAGCACCTATCTGGGTGCCATCAATGCCGGTGGTGCGGCGGCGGGCGATACGCCTGCTGGCATCACCATTCAGACCTTTGCGATGGACAATGCGTTGTACACCGGTTCGCGCGACGCGGCTGACATGACCGCGTTCAAGGCTGCGGTGCTCAACACTGCCAATTGGAGTACCAGTGATACGACGGCGCTGGTCATCGCCGTGGGTGGCAACGTGGAGTTTGCGCCGGCCTGA
- a CDS encoding DUF423 domain-containing protein codes for MTDRKLVFAGAINMFIAVGAGAFGSHGLKQMLTPEMLTIWHTGVTYQMAHALGLLLIGLLLRNGYAPMLKIAGWLMLAGIVLFSGSLYVLAFTGVKVLGAVTPIGGLGFLAAWAMLAIAALKR; via the coding sequence ATGACCGACCGCAAACTGGTGTTCGCCGGTGCGATAAACATGTTCATCGCCGTCGGTGCCGGCGCTTTCGGTTCACATGGTTTGAAGCAGATGCTGACCCCGGAGATGCTGACGATCTGGCACACCGGTGTGACCTACCAGATGGCACACGCACTGGGATTGCTGCTGATCGGCCTGTTGCTGCGCAACGGCTACGCACCCATGCTGAAGATCGCCGGGTGGTTGATGCTGGCAGGCATCGTGTTGTTCAGCGGCAGTCTGTATGTGCTGGCATTCACCGGCGTCAAGGTGCTGGGTGCCGTCACACCGATCGGCGGACTGGGCTTTCTGGCCGCCTGGGCGATGCTTGCGATTGCCGCCTTGAAGCGTTGA
- the treY gene encoding malto-oligosyltrehalose synthase translates to MSLLRATARFQFHADFPIDAAVPLVDYYARLGVSHFYASPLTRARKGSTHGYDTIDYSLISPELGGEPALHRLVTSLREAGMGLILDIVPNHMASGPETAWWQSMLEWGPHSPYASYFDVDWQADDPWLHGKVLAPFLGEQLGKVLDSGTLHLRFDADTGQFYLAYHETRYPLTPGSFGTILRAGVPLLDEATLAMAAFFDDLAGEDVTAAQREQAREVLKLAAQTPAGKQAINDALAAHDPLQVAGRQHLDSLLDKQHYRLAWWRTAPETINWRRFFEITDLAGLRVEQEEVFEAVHELVFRLYAEGWIDGVRIDHIDGLSDPLAYSRKLRARLEALQSQRPGRLAQDAPVILVEKILAADETLDPRWGVDGTTGYEFMDQVGALLHDPSGEARLTALWQRVSGSTLRFDEHVINARRLLIAQHFAGEVEAVARVLQSIARMHPESRDWSLVAIRRVLSELLLHVPVYRTYVDLDGRSETDQAVFDRAADAARANLRGTDIELLKVLDGWLGGDAPQDFPPPECEQRLYVARRFQQLTSPLAAKSVEDTAFFRYGRLLSRNEVGADPGQFSLSVADFHQCNAERLATTPNAMLATATHDHKRGEDARARLAVLSNQPAQWAQTIERWLARDAAAAAKHGEVALDAPDAYLLYQTIVASWPLSLRLDDGPALQAFAERLIAWQQKALREAKQRSTWFDPDSDYEAAGARFLTRLFDPVQGADALADILTYVESIATAGAVNSLVQTVLKLTVPGVPDIYQGTDWWDLSLMDPDNRRPVDFTARRAAESMPAEVDELWADWPSGRVKHHTISRILGLRRRLPALFASGDYVPLEIIGAAKHHALAFARVDAQASMLVVVPLYMADRLDSSGVASTLDWADTCVILPDALEGRRFESVTASGSIAPLDGRVRVADAVFGLPFAVLVAN, encoded by the coding sequence ATGAGTTTGTTGCGCGCAACGGCGCGGTTCCAGTTTCACGCCGATTTTCCGATCGATGCCGCCGTCCCGCTGGTCGACTACTACGCGCGGCTGGGCGTCAGCCACTTCTACGCATCGCCCTTGACCCGCGCGCGAAAGGGGTCGACGCACGGCTATGACACCATCGACTACAGCCTGATCAGCCCCGAGCTGGGCGGCGAGCCGGCATTGCATCGCCTGGTCACCAGCCTGCGCGAAGCAGGCATGGGGCTGATTCTGGACATCGTGCCGAATCACATGGCCAGCGGCCCGGAAACAGCCTGGTGGCAAAGCATGCTGGAGTGGGGGCCGCACAGTCCTTATGCCAGCTATTTCGACGTTGATTGGCAAGCAGACGATCCCTGGTTGCACGGCAAGGTGCTTGCTCCTTTCCTGGGTGAACAGCTTGGCAAGGTGTTGGACAGCGGCACGCTGCATCTGCGCTTCGATGCCGACACCGGCCAGTTCTATCTTGCCTATCATGAGACCCGGTATCCGCTTACGCCAGGCAGCTTCGGGACGATCCTGCGTGCCGGTGTCCCCCTGCTGGACGAAGCGACCTTGGCCATGGCCGCCTTCTTCGATGATCTGGCCGGCGAGGACGTGACCGCCGCCCAGCGCGAGCAGGCGCGTGAAGTCCTGAAGCTTGCTGCCCAGACGCCCGCCGGCAAGCAGGCGATCAATGATGCGTTGGCCGCGCACGATCCCTTGCAGGTTGCCGGTCGGCAACACCTGGACAGCCTGCTCGACAAACAGCATTACCGATTGGCCTGGTGGCGCACTGCCCCCGAGACAATCAACTGGCGGCGCTTCTTCGAGATCACCGATCTGGCGGGTCTGCGCGTCGAGCAGGAAGAGGTGTTCGAGGCAGTACACGAACTGGTGTTCCGTCTGTATGCCGAGGGCTGGATCGATGGTGTGCGCATCGACCACATCGATGGTCTGTCGGACCCCTTGGCCTATTCACGCAAGCTGCGTGCGCGACTGGAAGCCCTGCAATCGCAGCGGCCCGGCCGACTGGCCCAGGATGCACCAGTGATCCTGGTGGAAAAGATCCTGGCTGCCGACGAAACGCTGGACCCGCGTTGGGGTGTTGACGGCACCACCGGTTACGAGTTCATGGACCAGGTGGGTGCCTTGCTGCACGACCCCAGTGGCGAGGCTCGGCTGACCGCGTTGTGGCAGCGAGTCAGCGGCAGCACGCTGCGTTTTGATGAGCATGTGATCAATGCGCGCAGGCTGTTGATCGCCCAGCACTTTGCAGGCGAGGTCGAGGCCGTAGCGCGTGTGCTGCAATCGATTGCACGCATGCACCCGGAATCGCGTGACTGGAGTCTGGTGGCGATTCGCCGTGTGCTGAGTGAGCTGCTGTTGCACGTTCCGGTGTATCGCACCTACGTCGATCTGGATGGCCGGTCCGAGACCGATCAGGCGGTGTTCGATCGTGCGGCCGACGCCGCTCGCGCGAATCTGCGTGGCACCGATATCGAGTTGTTGAAGGTATTGGATGGCTGGTTGGGTGGCGACGCCCCGCAAGACTTCCCGCCGCCGGAATGTGAGCAACGCTTGTATGTAGCGCGTCGATTCCAGCAACTGACTTCGCCGCTTGCCGCCAAGTCGGTCGAAGATACGGCCTTCTTCCGTTATGGCCGGCTGCTGTCGCGTAATGAAGTTGGTGCCGACCCGGGACAGTTCTCTTTGTCGGTGGCGGATTTCCACCAGTGCAATGCCGAGCGGCTGGCCACCACGCCAAACGCCATGCTTGCCACCGCAACGCATGATCACAAACGTGGCGAAGATGCCCGGGCAAGGCTGGCTGTATTAAGCAATCAACCTGCGCAGTGGGCGCAAACGATTGAACGTTGGTTGGCACGTGACGCAGCAGCGGCTGCCAAGCACGGGGAGGTGGCGCTTGATGCCCCGGACGCTTATCTGCTGTATCAGACCATCGTGGCCAGCTGGCCCTTGTCGCTCAGGCTGGACGACGGCCCCGCCTTGCAAGCGTTTGCGGAACGCCTGATCGCATGGCAGCAGAAAGCCCTGCGCGAAGCCAAGCAACGTTCAACCTGGTTCGACCCGGACAGCGACTACGAAGCTGCTGGCGCGCGCTTCCTGACTCGCCTGTTCGATCCGGTACAGGGCGCGGATGCCTTGGCGGACATCCTGACTTATGTGGAGTCGATTGCGACAGCCGGGGCAGTCAACAGCCTGGTGCAGACCGTATTGAAGCTGACCGTGCCTGGCGTGCCCGACATCTACCAGGGTACCGACTGGTGGGACTTGAGCCTGATGGACCCGGACAATCGTCGCCCGGTGGATTTCACGGCGCGACGCGCTGCGGAATCGATGCCGGCCGAGGTGGACGAATTGTGGGCGGACTGGCCAAGCGGTCGGGTCAAGCATCACACGATCAGCCGCATCCTGGGTCTGCGTCGTCGCCTGCCTGCGTTGTTTGCGTCGGGTGACTATGTGCCGCTGGAGATCATCGGGGCGGCCAAGCACCATGCATTGGCATTTGCACGGGTCGATGCGCAGGCAAGCATGTTGGTGGTGGTGCCGCTGTACATGGCAGATCGCCTGGATAGTTCGGGTGTTGCGTCCACGCTGGATTGGGCAGATACCTGCGTCATCCTTCCCGATGCCTTGGAAGGCCGACGCTTCGAGTCGGTTACGGCTTCCGGCAGCATTGCACCGCTGGATGGTCGGGTGCGTGTGGCCGATGCCGTCTTTGGTTTGCCGTTCGCAGTGCTGGTGGCGAACTGA
- the malQ gene encoding 4-alpha-glucanotransferase → MTDFAESNDTLKTLAEAAGLSVNWTDASGRQQTVSDDTLRTVLSALGLPGDTPEQAAESLEKLAHEKKTLPPLVTGKVGMPVELPLALSTPRIGYRIELEDGTELTGEAERVDDERTRLPALSQPGYHRLEIDNKDVTLAITPVRSPSIPAADPASGKGRNWALAAQLYSLRRADGAGIGDFSALAQLARVAGAQGACGLAISPVHAAFGAHPKRFSPYAPSSRLFINVLFIDPAAVFGEEKYAQAVAELGLEDDLAHLESLPLIDWVGVAKLRRAILRYLFDRFPANAAVGDVQDFQRFRERGGEALERHARFEVLQSLPEGGGVEGEGWHSWPLPLRDPRSESVARLARQHADEVRFQLFLQWLADRGLANAQREARAAGMSIGLIADLAVGTDPSGSHAWSRQADILDRLSPGAPPDLFNRAGQGWGLTAFSPRAMRQNGFAAFIEMLRATLVHAGGVRIDHALGLQRLWLVPEGASPTEGVYLAFPFDDMMNLISLEAWRHDAVVIGENLGTVPEGFDERIARAGMLGMSVLWFERGADGSFRAPEHWTANNVAMTTTHDLPTITGWWAGRDIDWRVKLDMLGDIDESTQRAEREQDKQALWRALAHEYAGSALPDDAPIAAAFDLLAKTPAPLLILPVEDLLGVIEQPNLPATIDTHPNWRQRLNTPVEQLFADPQVVQRLAPILHHRTSL, encoded by the coding sequence ATGACTGATTTCGCTGAAAGCAATGACACGCTGAAAACGCTGGCCGAAGCCGCCGGCCTGTCGGTGAACTGGACCGACGCATCGGGCCGGCAGCAGACGGTGTCGGACGATACCTTGCGCACCGTCTTGTCGGCCCTGGGCTTGCCTGGCGATACGCCAGAGCAGGCTGCCGAAAGCCTGGAAAAACTGGCGCATGAAAAAAAGACCCTGCCGCCTTTGGTGACTGGCAAGGTCGGCATGCCTGTCGAGCTGCCCTTGGCCTTGTCGACGCCCCGTATCGGCTACCGGATCGAGCTTGAAGACGGCACGGAACTGACCGGAGAAGCCGAGCGCGTTGACGACGAGCGTACGCGTCTGCCCGCGCTGTCGCAGCCGGGCTATCACCGCCTGGAGATCGACAACAAGGATGTCACGCTGGCGATTACGCCTGTGCGCAGTCCCTCGATTCCTGCTGCTGATCCTGCCTCTGGCAAAGGCCGTAACTGGGCACTGGCTGCCCAGTTGTACAGCCTGCGACGCGCTGACGGCGCTGGGATTGGCGACTTCTCTGCCTTGGCGCAGCTGGCACGTGTTGCCGGTGCGCAGGGGGCCTGCGGTTTGGCCATCAGCCCGGTACATGCGGCATTCGGTGCGCACCCCAAACGTTTCAGCCCCTACGCGCCGTCCAGCCGCTTGTTCATCAATGTGCTCTTCATCGATCCGGCGGCGGTGTTCGGTGAAGAGAAGTACGCGCAAGCTGTTGCCGAGCTTGGGCTGGAAGACGATCTTGCGCATCTGGAATCCTTGCCTTTGATCGACTGGGTTGGCGTGGCCAAGCTTCGGCGCGCGATCTTGCGATATCTGTTCGATCGTTTCCCGGCAAACGCAGCGGTTGGTGACGTACAGGACTTCCAACGCTTCCGCGAACGCGGTGGTGAGGCCCTGGAGCGCCATGCTCGCTTTGAGGTGTTGCAGTCGCTGCCCGAGGGGGGCGGGGTGGAAGGCGAGGGATGGCACAGCTGGCCGCTTCCCTTGCGTGATCCACGCTCGGAATCGGTGGCGCGCCTGGCCCGTCAGCATGCCGACGAAGTGCGCTTTCAGCTGTTCCTGCAGTGGCTGGCTGATCGTGGATTGGCCAACGCGCAACGTGAAGCGCGCGCAGCCGGCATGTCGATCGGGCTGATTGCCGATTTGGCGGTGGGTACCGATCCGTCGGGCAGTCATGCCTGGAGCCGTCAGGCCGATATTCTGGATCGCCTGTCGCCGGGGGCACCGCCTGACCTGTTCAACCGGGCAGGGCAGGGCTGGGGACTGACGGCGTTTTCGCCGCGTGCCATGCGTCAGAACGGCTTTGCGGCTTTCATTGAAATGCTGCGTGCCACGCTGGTACACGCGGGCGGCGTGCGCATCGATCATGCGCTGGGACTGCAGCGTCTGTGGCTGGTGCCGGAAGGTGCGTCACCGACCGAGGGGGTTTACCTGGCCTTCCCGTTCGATGACATGATGAACCTGATCTCGCTCGAAGCCTGGCGGCATGACGCTGTGGTGATCGGCGAAAACCTTGGCACGGTCCCGGAAGGGTTTGACGAACGCATCGCGCGCGCCGGCATGCTGGGCATGAGTGTGCTGTGGTTCGAGCGCGGCGCAGATGGCAGCTTCCGTGCACCGGAACACTGGACCGCAAACAACGTTGCGATGACCACCACGCATGACCTGCCGACCATCACCGGCTGGTGGGCAGGTCGCGACATCGATTGGCGGGTGAAGCTCGACATGCTGGGCGATATTGACGAGTCCACCCAACGTGCCGAGCGTGAACAGGACAAGCAGGCCTTGTGGCGGGCACTTGCGCATGAATACGCTGGCAGTGCTTTGCCCGACGACGCGCCGATTGCGGCTGCGTTCGATCTGCTGGCAAAGACACCTGCACCCTTGCTCATCCTGCCTGTCGAAGACCTGCTGGGGGTGATTGAACAACCCAATCTGCCGGCCACTATTGATACTCATCCCAACTGGCGTCAGCGTCTGAATACCCCGGTCGAGCAATTGTTTGCCGATCCGCAGGTGGTACAGCGCCTGGCCCCTATCCTGCATCATCGGACTTCACTATGA
- the treZ gene encoding malto-oligosyltrehalose trehalohydrolase, producing MSAVSTVAAGAEFGASLLAHDQTRFRFWAPSLTTASVEVEGMAPVVMQAVGQGWFEAVMACGAGARYRYRVSPELLVPDPASRAQAGDVHDPSVVVDPTAYAWQHADWRGRPWHETVLYELHVGVMGGFAAAAARLPELAALGITAIELMPVADFPGKRNWGYDGVLPYAPDAAYGTPDELRALIDTAHGLGLMVFLDVVYNHFGPDGNYLSAYAKDFFREDVKTPWGPSIDFRRPEVRAFFAENALYWLQDFRFDGLRFDAVHAIADPQWLDEMAAFLRESVGPSRHIHLVLENETNGARHLAADFTAQWNDDGHNILHRMLTGETEGYYEDYIDRPAERLARFLKEGFVYQGEPSVHKKGAPRGEPSGYLPPTAFVLFLQNHDQTGNRALGERLTTLAPPDALRAAYTLLLLGPQIPMLFMGEEFGATTPFLFFTDHHDELADAVREGRRSEFAHFAAFSDPVRREKIPDPNAASTFTHSNPFAAEKSADNQAWLALTRELLALRAQEIVPRLPGARAERSLVLGESSVMAQWKLGDGSHLRIYLNLGEDHAVTADLPALDAKLLHESLPGAASAVQGGSVPAGSAVVWLMSAGTEGAALGQANAKSSIDAGGDAHD from the coding sequence ATGTCAGCGGTGTCTACTGTGGCAGCGGGTGCCGAATTCGGTGCCAGCTTGCTTGCGCACGATCAGACAAGATTTCGTTTCTGGGCACCGTCCTTGACCACTGCCTCGGTAGAAGTCGAGGGCATGGCACCCGTTGTCATGCAGGCAGTGGGGCAGGGCTGGTTCGAAGCAGTGATGGCGTGCGGTGCGGGTGCGCGTTACCGGTACCGTGTGTCACCGGAACTGCTGGTGCCAGACCCGGCGTCACGTGCGCAGGCTGGCGATGTGCACGACCCCAGTGTGGTGGTCGATCCCACCGCCTATGCATGGCAGCACGCTGACTGGCGTGGTCGTCCCTGGCACGAAACGGTGCTGTATGAATTGCACGTGGGGGTGATGGGCGGCTTTGCAGCAGCTGCTGCAAGGTTGCCGGAATTGGCTGCGTTGGGCATCACTGCGATTGAGCTGATGCCGGTGGCAGATTTTCCGGGCAAACGAAACTGGGGTTACGACGGCGTCTTGCCGTATGCCCCGGATGCCGCCTACGGTACGCCCGACGAACTGCGCGCACTGATCGATACTGCGCATGGTCTGGGCCTGATGGTGTTCCTGGATGTGGTCTACAACCACTTCGGCCCCGATGGGAATTATCTGTCGGCCTACGCCAAGGATTTCTTCCGTGAAGACGTGAAGACCCCGTGGGGACCCTCCATCGATTTTCGTCGGCCCGAGGTACGCGCGTTCTTCGCAGAAAACGCCTTGTACTGGTTGCAGGACTTCCGTTTCGACGGCCTGCGCTTCGACGCCGTGCACGCGATTGCCGACCCGCAATGGCTCGATGAGATGGCCGCCTTTCTGCGTGAATCCGTCGGTCCGTCGCGACATATCCACCTGGTGCTGGAAAACGAAACCAACGGTGCTCGCCACTTGGCTGCGGACTTCACTGCCCAGTGGAACGATGACGGGCACAACATCCTGCATCGCATGCTGACGGGCGAGACCGAAGGCTATTACGAAGACTATATCGATCGTCCTGCCGAGCGGCTGGCGCGTTTCCTGAAAGAAGGGTTTGTCTACCAGGGCGAGCCTTCCGTACACAAGAAAGGCGCACCGCGTGGTGAGCCCAGCGGCTATTTGCCGCCCACTGCATTTGTGCTGTTCTTGCAGAATCATGACCAGACCGGCAACCGTGCCTTGGGCGAGCGGCTGACGACGCTTGCGCCGCCTGATGCGCTGCGTGCTGCGTATACCTTGCTGTTGCTGGGGCCGCAGATTCCCATGCTGTTCATGGGCGAAGAATTTGGCGCGACCACGCCGTTCCTGTTCTTCACCGATCACCACGACGAGCTGGCCGATGCCGTGCGCGAAGGCCGTCGCAGTGAGTTTGCCCACTTCGCCGCGTTTTCCGACCCGGTGCGGCGCGAGAAAATTCCTGATCCAAACGCTGCATCGACGTTCACGCATTCCAACCCGTTTGCAGCAGAGAAGTCTGCCGACAATCAGGCGTGGCTTGCGCTCACCCGCGAACTGCTTGCGCTGCGTGCGCAGGAGATCGTGCCGCGTCTTCCCGGTGCACGCGCCGAACGTAGTCTGGTGCTGGGTGAGTCATCCGTCATGGCGCAGTGGAAATTGGGCGATGGCAGTCACCTGCGCATTTATTTGAACCTGGGCGAGGATCATGCGGTAACGGCTGATCTGCCTGCCTTGGATGCCAAGCTGTTGCACGAGAGCCTGCCCGGTGCAGCGTCTGCCGTACAGGGGGGCAGTGTGCCTGCCGGCAGCGCAGTGGTCTGGTTGATGTCTGCCGGCACAGAAGGCGCAGCGCTCGGACAGGCAAACGCCAAGTCGTCCATCGATGCTGGCGGAGATGCCCATGACTGA